In Palaemon carinicauda isolate YSFRI2023 chromosome 28, ASM3689809v2, whole genome shotgun sequence, a single genomic region encodes these proteins:
- the LOC137621943 gene encoding mucin-1-like: MTTPSRTPIPSHQGMTTPSRTPIPSHQGMTTPSRTPIPSHQGMTTPSRTPIPYHQDTTPSRKPIPSHQGMTTPSRMPIPSHQGMTTPSRTPIPYHQDTTPSRTPISSHQGMTTPPRTPNPAQ, translated from the coding sequence atgactactccctctcgcaCGCCCATTccatctcaccagggcatgactactccctctcgcaCGCCCATTccatctcaccagggcatgactactccctctcgcaCGCCCATTccatctcaccagggcatgactactccctctcgcaCACCCATTCCCTATCACCAGGACACTACTCCCTCTCGCAAGCCCATTccatctcaccagggcatgactactccctctcgcaTGCCCATTccatctcaccagggcatgactactccctctcgcaCACCCATTCCCTATCACCAGGACACTACTCCCTCTCGCACGCCCATTtcatctcaccagggcatgactactccccctCGCACACCAAATCCtgctcaatga